The DNA region TTCCATAGAGTACTGGTCCTGAAGACGATTATCAATGACTCGgaatatctttcttttgtttacgaGGTATGGTTTAGCCCACTCCACAAGGTTCCTCTCTCCAGACGGACGATTCTTATCCACAGCTCGACGACCAGACAACAGCTCCAGAAGGACAACCCCAAAGCTATAGACATCACTCTTTGTTGTTAGATGACCTAAGTAAAATATGAAAAGTGATCAGTCATAAGAAGAAGCTAATTCCAGAAAACAAAGATTTGACCAAAAAAGAAGTTGACAATTACCGGTTGCAAGGTATTCGGGAGCAGCATATCCGTGTGTACCCATAACTCGTGTAGAGACATGACTTTTATCACCTATTGGCCCATCCTTGgccaaaccaaaatcagaaaGCTTTGCGTTGTACTCCTGCCATCATGTACCATCATAAAGCTTAAAACTTTAGCAGTTCTGTCATGGCAATCATATCAAAAATGAGTAAAGTGTAAAATACCGAGTCAAGAAGGATATTAGAAGTCTTGAAATCACGGTATATCACTCTTGTTTCAGAACTGTGAAGGAAAGCAAGGCCCTTTGCAGCACCAAGAGCAACTTTCAACCGGAGTTTCCAAGATAATGGTTGGAAGTACAAACCCCCTGCAAacccaagaaaaacaaaccctaaatatTCATAAAAGCTTAAAGTTTGACCCCAGCCTGGGAGGAAGGAGGACATACTCCTGAAAAGGTGATTCTCCAAGCTACCCCGAGGCATGAACTCATAAACAAGAAGACGGTGCTCATCCTCTAGGCAATAACCAATCAGCTTCACAAGATGACGGTGAGAAAACTGGCCAAGGTAATTCACTTCAGCCTATAAAATCATCGAAAAAGATCTCAAGCATTACAACAACACACATGAAGCAAAATTGGCATAATTTAGCTTCTTATTTCTTTTACCAGCCACTCCTGATGACCTTGCCAACCATCTTGGTTAAGCTTTTTGACAGCA from Camelina sativa cultivar DH55 chromosome 3, Cs, whole genome shotgun sequence includes:
- the LOC104765611 gene encoding protein kinase APK1A, chloroplastic, whose protein sequence is MGICLSAQVKAESPGTSSKYVSSDVKDTGSLGSKASSVSVRPTPRTEGEILQSPNLKSFSFAELKSATRNFRPDSVLGEGGFGCVFKGWIDEKSLTATKPGTGLVIAVKKLNQDGWQGHQEWLAEVNYLGQFSHRHLVKLIGYCLEDEHRLLVYEFMPRGSLENHLFRRGLYFQPLSWKLRLKVALGAAKGLAFLHSSETRVIYRDFKTSNILLDSEYNAKLSDFGLAKDGPIGDKSHVSTRVMGTHGYAAPEYLATGHLTTKSDVYSFGVVLLELLSGRRAVDKNRPSGERNLVEWAKPYLVNKRKIFRVIDNRLQDQYSMEEACKVATLSLRCLTTEVKLRPNMSEVVSHLEHIQTLNAAIGGNMDRTERRMRRRSDSVASKKANAGFARQTAVGSTVVAYPRPSASPLYV